From one Pempheris klunzingeri isolate RE-2024b chromosome 5, fPemKlu1.hap1, whole genome shotgun sequence genomic stretch:
- the cbln1 gene encoding cerebellin-1, protein MLAFCLLSAVWLAASPTRAQNETEPIVLEGKCLVVCDSNPTSDPTGTALGISVRSGSAKVAFSAVRNTNHEPSEMSNRTMVIYFDRVLVNVGKNFDEERSNFIAPRKGIYSFNFHVVKVYNRQTIQVSLMHNGWPVISAFAGDQDVTREAASNGVLIQMEKGDRAYLKLERGNLMGGWKYSTFSGFLVFPM, encoded by the exons ATGTTGGCGTTTTGCCTGCTGAGTGCCGTGTGGCTCGCGGCGAGCCCGACCCGCGCTCAGAACGAGACGGAACCGATCGTCCTGGAGGGGAAGTGCCTCGTGGTGTGCGACTCCAACCCGACCTCGGACCCCACGGGCACGGCGCTCGGGATCTCGGTGCGCTCCGGCAGCGCCAAGGTGGCTTTCTCCGCAGTCCGGAACACCAACCACGAGCCCTCCGAGATGAGCAACCGGACCATGGTCATCTACTTCGACCGG gtTCTAGTAAATGTTGGGAAGAATTTCGACGAGGAGAGAAGTAATTTCATCGCTCCGCGCAAAGGGATTTACAGTTTTAACTTCCACGTAGTGAAAGTCTACAACCGCCAAACTATACAG GTGAGCCTGATGCACAACGGTTGGCCGGTGATTTCGGCGTTTGCCGGTGACCAGGATGTCACGCGCGAGGCGGCCAGTAATGGTGTTCTGATCCAGATGGAGAAGGGAGACAGGGCCTACCTCAAACTGGAGAGAGGAAACCTAATGGGAGGATGGAAATACTCCACCTTCTCCGGTTTCCTGGTGTTCCCCATgtag